A region from the Lolium perenne isolate Kyuss_39 chromosome 4, Kyuss_2.0, whole genome shotgun sequence genome encodes:
- the LOC127296394 gene encoding 3-ketoacyl-CoA synthase 1 produces MEPVPAPSAVMERERLTAEMSFRGDAAQQPGLERLPSIIIKIRRRLPDFARSVNLKYVKLGIRHGGSPTSYLPMLCVPVLASAAYSFVRLDVIYHSIDLLTCVAWLGTAMLLLTVYYFKRPRPVYLVEFACYKPDDQHKISKDAFLEMTDSTGAFNDAALEFQTKITTRSALGDETYLPPGVQARPPRLNMAEARLEAEAVMFGCLDALFASTGINPRRDVRILIVNCSLFNPTPSLASMIIHHYRMREDVKSFNLGGMGCSAGLIAIDLAKDMLQAHPNSYAVVLSTENITLNWYFGNDKSMLLSNCIFRMGGAAALLSNRRADAGRAKYRLLHTVRTHKGATDECFNCVYQKEDDGGKVGVSLARELMSVAGDALKTNITTLGPLVLPLSEQLKFLKSLMMRRVFRAKGVRPYIPNFRRAFEHFCVHAGGRAVLEEVQRSLSLEDKDMEPSRCTLHRFGNTSSSSLWYELAYAEAKGRVKRGNRVWQIGFGSGFKCNSAVWRALRDVPAVSSPAANADAAPGAEKIRSCNPWVDCVAKYPPKAYV; encoded by the coding sequence ATGGAGCCGGTGCCCGCGCCGTCGGCGGTCATGGAGCGGGAGCGCCTCACGGCCGAGATGTCCTTCCGCGGCGACGCcgcccagcagccgggcctcgagCGGCTGCCCAGCATCATCATCAAGATCCGCCGCCGCCTGCCCGACTTCGCCCGCTCCGTCAACCTCAAGTACGTCAAGCTGGGCATCCGCCACGGCGGCAGCCCCACGTCGTACCTGCCCATGCTCTGCGTCCCCGTGCTCGCCTCCGCCGCCTACTCCTTCGTGCGCCTCGACGTCATCTACCACTCCATCGACCTGCTCACCTGCGTCGCCTGGCTCGGCACCGCCATGCTCCTCCTCACCGTCTACTACTTCAAGCGCCCGCGCCCCGTCTACCTCGTCGAGTTCGCCTGCTACAAGCCCGACGACCAGCACAAGATCTCCAAGGACGCCTTCCTGGAGATGACCGACAGCACCGGCGCCTTCAACGACGCGGCGCTGGAGTTCCAGACCAAGATCACCACCCGCTCCGCGCTCGGGGACGAGACCTACCTGCCCCCCGGCGTCCAGGCGCGCCCGCCCAGGCTCAACATGGCCGAGGCAAGGCTGGAGGCCGAGGCGGTCATGTTCGGCTGCCTGGACGCCCTCTTCGCGTCCACGGGCATCAACCCGCGCCGCGACGTGCGCATCCTCATCGTCAACTGCAGCCTCTTCAACCCGACGCCGTCGCTCGCCTCCATGATAATCCACCACTACAGGATGCGCGAGGACGTCAAGTCCTTCAACCTCGGCGGCATGGGTTGCAGCGCCGGCCTCATCGCCATCGACCTCGCCAAGGACATGCTCCAGGCGCACCCAAACTCCTACGCCGTCGTCCTCAGCACCGAGAACATCACGCTCAACTGGTACTTCGGCAACGACAAGTCCATGCTGCTCTCCAACTGCATCTTCCGCatgggcggcgccgccgcgctGCTCTCCAACCGCCGCGCCGACGCCGGCCGCGCCAAGTACCGCCTGCTCCACACCGTGCGCACGCACAAGGGTGCCACCGACGAGTGCTTCAACTGCGTCTACCAGAAAGAGGACGACGGCGGCAAGGTGGGCGTCTCGCTAGCGCGGGAGCTCATGTCGGTCGCCGGCGACGCGCTCAAGACCAACATCACCACGCTGGGTCCCCTGGTCCTGCCTCTGTCGGAGCAGCTCAAGTTCCTCAAGTCCCTGATGATGCGCCGCGTCTTCCGCGCCAAGGGCGTGCGCCCCTACATCCCCAACTTCCGCCGCGCCTTCGAGCACTTCTGCGTGCACGCCGGCGGCCGAGCCGTGCTGGAGGAGGTGCAGCGCAGCCTCAGCCTGGAGGACAAGGACATGGAGCCCAGCAGGTGCACGCTGCACCGCTTCGGCAACACCAGCAGCAGCTCGCTCTGGTACGAGCTCGCCTACGCCGAGGCCAAGGGCAGGGTCAAGCGCGGCAACCGCGTCTGGCAGATCGGCTTCGGCTCGGGCTTCAAGTGCAACAGCGCCGTGTGGCGCGCGCTCCGCGACGTGCCGGCAGTGTCATCGCccgccgccaacgccgacgccgcgCCGGGAGCGGAAAAGATCAGGAGCTGCAACCCCTGGGTGGACTGCGTCGCCAAGTACCCGCCCAAGGCCTACGTCTGA